A region from the Cyprinus carpio isolate SPL01 chromosome A8, ASM1834038v1, whole genome shotgun sequence genome encodes:
- the LOC109091378 gene encoding calreticulin-like, whose protein sequence is MTALSLLFMAVSFALITAESSVYFREQFEDGDTWRSRWVESKHKSDYGKFVLSAGKFYGDAEKDKGLQTSQDAHFYALSSRFADFSNKDQPFVIQFTVKHEQSIDCGGGYIKLFPSDLKQEDMHGDSTYNIMFGPDICGPGTKKVHVIFNYKGKNHLINKDIRCKDDEYTHLYTLIVNPDNTYEVKIDNKKVESGSLEEDWDFLPPKKIKDPEAKKPEDWDEKEKIDDPDDKKPEDWDKPENIPDPDAKKPDDWDDEMDGEWEPPMVTNPEYKGEWKPRQIDNPAYKGKWVHPEIDNPEYTADTEIYKYDSIGVIGLDLWQVKSGTIFDNFLITNDPKLAEEVGNETWGATKDAEKKMKESQEEEERKKREEEDKTRKEEAKDEEEDEDKEEEEEEEEEEEDEEEEDEEEETDSKLKDEL, encoded by the exons atgACAGCATTATCTCTACTGTTTATGGCCGTGTCCTTCGCTTTAATAACTGCAGAATCATCTGTTTATTTCCGAGAGCAATTTGAAGACGGCG ACACCTGGAGGAGCCGATGGGTGGAATCCAAGCATAAATCAGACTACGGCAAGTTTGTGCTTTCTGCAGGCAAATTTTATGGCGATGCTGAGAAAGATAAGG GTCTTCAGACCAGTCAGGATGCTCATTTCTACGCGCTATCATCCCGCTTTGCTGATTTCAGCAACAAGGATCAGCCCTTCGTGATCCAGTTCACTGTAAAACATGAGCAGAGCATTGACTGTGGTGGAGGCTACATCAAACTTTTCCCATCAGACCTCAAACAGGAAGATATGCATGGAGACTCCACATATAATATCATGTTTG GTCCTGACATCTGTGGTCCTGGCACTAAGAAAGTACATGTAATCTTCAATTACAAAGGCAAAAATCATTTGATCAACAAAGACATTAGATGCAAG GATGATGAATACACCCACTTATACACGTTAATTGTCAATCCTGACAACACTTATGAAGTCAAGATTGATAATAAGAAGGTAGAGTCTGGATCTTTGGAAGAAGACTGGGACTTCCTGCCTCCCAAAAAGATCAAAGATCCCGAAGCGAAAAAGCCTGAGGACTGGGATGAGAAAGAGAAGATCGACGACCCTGATGACAAGAAACCAGAG gACTGGGACAAACCCGAGAACATCCCTGATCCTGATGCCAAGAAGCCTGATGACTGGGACGATGAGATGGATGGGGAGTGGGAGCCGCCCATGGTCACCAATCCTGAATACAA GGGTGAGTGGAAACCACGCCAGATTGACAATCCTGCTTACAAGGGGAAATGGGTGCACCCTGAGATTGATAACCCGGAGTACACCGCTGACACCGAAATCTATAAATACGATAGCATCGGAGTGATTGGACTGGACCTGTGGCAG gTGAAGTCTGGCACAATTTTTGACAACTTCCTCATTACCAACGACCCCAAGCTGGCAGAAGAGGTTGGCAATGAGACTTGGGGTGCCACAAAG GATGCTGAGAAAAAGATGAAGGAAagtcaagaagaagaagaaagaaagaagcgtGAGGAAGAGGATAAGACAAGAAAGGAGGAGGCAAAggatgaagaggaagatgaagataaggaagaggaagaagaggaggaagaggaagaagaagacgAGGAGGAAGAGGACGAAGAAGAGGAAACAGACTCTAAACTCAAAGACGAGTTGTAG
- the LOC109107480 gene encoding oxysterol-binding protein-related protein 9-like isoform X4, with amino-acid sequence MVESIKHCIVLLQIAKDQSNEQQHANGLISTINPVDGVFQPAPLNTSVVSAMPTQTTLPTDGAQVCKTEQRPSSLPVGPVVTVMGSLQTPTPNSTGSGPSAPSSSVTSPSHMNVPPHTVPDFSYSSSEDEFYDADEFYQSSTSPKHCIDPKRSAAVNSDDSTALKRPDTNESINSSMSNGTTDADQFDSHDEKDDNDEGESVEEHKSVIMHLLSQVRLGMDLTKVVLPTFILERRSLLEMYADFFAHPDLFVSIAEQQDPRDRMVQVVKWYLSAFHAGRKGSVAKKPYNPILGEVFFCHWDLPESEDPASSESVSDGPLPWSSKNSVSFVAEQVSHHPPISAFYAECFSKKIQFNAHIWTKSKFLGMSIGVHNIGQGCVSCLEYDEHYILTFPNGYGRSILTVPWVELGGECNISCSKSGYSANIVFHTKPFYGGKTHRITAEIFAPNDKKSFCSIEGEWNGVMYAKWATGENALFVDTKKTAIVKKKVRKLEDQLEYESRSLWKDVTTNLKLKDIDAATEAKHRLEEKQRAEARERKEKEMQWETRLFHEDGECWVYDKPLLKRLASQRH; translated from the exons ATGGTAGAGTCCATCAAACACTGTATCGTACTTCTACAGATTGCCAAG GATCAAAGTAACGAACAGCAACACGCAAACGGACTGATA AGCACCATAAACCCAGTGGATGGGGTATTCCAGCCTGCCCCTCTCAACACCTCTGTAGTCAGTGCCATGCCAACGCAGACCACTCTACCCACAG ATGGAGCTCAGGTGTGCAAAACAGAACAGAGGCCTTCTTCATTACCCGTGGGCCCTGTTGTCACGGTGATGGGCAGCCTTCAGACCCCCACTCCCAACAGCACAG GGAGTGGTCCTTCAGCTCCCAGCAGCAGCGTGACTTCGCCCAGTCACATGAACGTACCACCCCACACTGTCCCTGACTTCTCCTATTCCAGCAGTGAAGATGAGTTTTACGATGCTGATGAGTTTTATCAGAGCAGCACCTCACCAAAACACTGCATAGA TCCGAagagatctgctgctgtgaacaGTGACGATAGCACAGCCCTAAAACGGCCAGACACCAATGAATCAATCAACTCCTCCATGTCGAACGGCACCACTGATGCAg atcagttTGACAGTCATGATGAGAAAGATGATAATGACGAAGGTGAATCTGTGGAAGAACACAAAAGTGTCATCATGCATCTGCTGTCTCAAGTGCGACTGGGCATGGATCTCACCAAG GTTGTCTTGCCGACATTTATCTTAGAGCGGAGGTCGTTGCTGGAAATGTATGCAGATTTCTTTGCACACCCGGATTTGTTCGTAAG TATTGCGGAGCAGCAGGATCCAAGGGACCGCATGGTGCAGGTGGTAAAGTGGTACCTCTCAGCCTTTCACGCTGGTCGGAAAGGATCTGTGGCCAAGAAGCCCTACAACCCCATTCTGGGTGAGGTGTTCTTCTGTCACTGGGACCTGCCTGAATCAGAGGACCCTGCTTCTTCT GAGTCTGTATCAGATGGGCCATTGCCGTGGAGTAGCAAAAACAGTGTGTCATTTGTGGCAGAGCAGGTTTCTCACCACCCTCCTA TATCTGCGTTTTATGCTGAGTGTTTCAGTAAAAAAATCCAGTTCAACGCCCACATCTGGACGAAATCGAAGTTCCTTGGAATGTCTATTGGTGTCCATAATATTGGTCAAG GTTGTGTGTCTTGTCTTGAATATGATGAGCACTATATTCTTACATTTCCCAATGGCTACGGGAG GTCAATCCTCACTGTTCCATGGGTTGAGCTGGGTGGAGAGTGCAATATTTCCTGCTCCAAATCTGGCTACAGTGCCAATATAGTTTTCCACACCAAACCGTTCTATGGAGGAAAGACGCACAGGATAACTGCTGAGATATT tgctccCAATGATAAGAAGTCATTTTGCTCTATAGAGGGAGAGTGGAATGGTGTGATGTATGCAAAATGGGCTACGGGG GAAAATGCACTATTTGTTGACACAAAGAAAACTGCCATTGTTAAGAAGAAGGTGCGGAAATTGGAGGACCAGTTGGAGTATGAATCCAGAAG TTTGTGGAAGGACGTGACAACGAACCTGAAACTGAAGGACATTGATGCTGCGACGGAAGCCAAACACAGGCTGGAGGAGAAACAGAGGGCAGAGGCCAGAGAAAGGAAGGAGAAGGAAATGCAATGGGAGACGAGA CTGTTTCATGAGGACGGTGAATGCTGGGTCTACGACAAGCCCCTCCTGAAGCGACTAGCATCGCAACGACACTGA
- the LOC109107480 gene encoding oxysterol-binding protein-related protein 9-like isoform X2 translates to MVFLAARSSPRALRQSLKMASIMEGPLSKWTNVMKGWQYRWFVLDYNAGLLSYYTSKDKMMRGSRRGCVRLRGAVIGIDDEDDSTFTITVDQKTFHFQARDADEREKWIHALEGTILRHTLQQEAETAFVPSVQDFDKKLAEADAYLQILIDQLKLFDEKIKDCKEDESRRKTENLKDTTCSMVESIKHCIVLLQIAKSTINPVDGVFQPAPLNTSVVSAMPTQTTLPTDGAQVCKTEQRPSSLPVGPVVTVMGSLQTPTPNSTGSGPSAPSSSVTSPSHMNVPPHTVPDFSYSSSEDEFYDADEFYQSSTSPKHCIDPKRSAAVNSDDSTALKRPDTNESINSSMSNGTTDADQFDSHDEKDDNDEGESVEEHKSVIMHLLSQVRLGMDLTKVVLPTFILERRSLLEMYADFFAHPDLFVSIAEQQDPRDRMVQVVKWYLSAFHAGRKGSVAKKPYNPILGEVFFCHWDLPESEDPASSESVSDGPLPWSSKNSVSFVAEQVSHHPPISAFYAECFSKKIQFNAHIWTKSKFLGMSIGVHNIGQGCVSCLEYDEHYILTFPNGYGRSILTVPWVELGGECNISCSKSGYSANIVFHTKPFYGGKTHRITAEIFAPNDKKSFCSIEGEWNGVMYAKWATGENALFVDTKKTAIVKKKVRKLEDQLEYESRSLWKDVTTNLKLKDIDAATEAKHRLEEKQRAEARERKEKEMQWETRLFHEDGECWVYDKPLLKRLASQRH, encoded by the exons TCCAAGGACAAGATGATGCGTGGCTCTAGAAGAGGCTGTGTGCGACTTCGG GGAGCTGTGATTGGAATCGATGACGAGGACGACAGCACTTTCACCATTACCGTGGACCAGAAGACTTTCCATTTTCAGG CCCGTGACGCAGATGAGCGGGAGAAGTGGATTCATGCCTTAGAGGGGACGATTCTTCGCCACACCCTTCAGCAG GAGGCAGAAACAGCATTCGTTCCCAGCGTTCAAGACTTCGACAAGAAGCTAGCTGAAGCTGATGCGTATTTGCAGATTTTGATCGACCAGTTGAAA CTCTTCGATGAAAAGATTAAAGACTGCAAGGAAGATGAGTCACGCAGA AAAACCGAGAACCTGAAGGACACGACTTGT agTATGGTAGAGTCCATCAAACACTGTATCGTACTTCTACAGATTGCCAAG AGCACCATAAACCCAGTGGATGGGGTATTCCAGCCTGCCCCTCTCAACACCTCTGTAGTCAGTGCCATGCCAACGCAGACCACTCTACCCACAG ATGGAGCTCAGGTGTGCAAAACAGAACAGAGGCCTTCTTCATTACCCGTGGGCCCTGTTGTCACGGTGATGGGCAGCCTTCAGACCCCCACTCCCAACAGCACAG GGAGTGGTCCTTCAGCTCCCAGCAGCAGCGTGACTTCGCCCAGTCACATGAACGTACCACCCCACACTGTCCCTGACTTCTCCTATTCCAGCAGTGAAGATGAGTTTTACGATGCTGATGAGTTTTATCAGAGCAGCACCTCACCAAAACACTGCATAGA TCCGAagagatctgctgctgtgaacaGTGACGATAGCACAGCCCTAAAACGGCCAGACACCAATGAATCAATCAACTCCTCCATGTCGAACGGCACCACTGATGCAg atcagttTGACAGTCATGATGAGAAAGATGATAATGACGAAGGTGAATCTGTGGAAGAACACAAAAGTGTCATCATGCATCTGCTGTCTCAAGTGCGACTGGGCATGGATCTCACCAAG GTTGTCTTGCCGACATTTATCTTAGAGCGGAGGTCGTTGCTGGAAATGTATGCAGATTTCTTTGCACACCCGGATTTGTTCGTAAG TATTGCGGAGCAGCAGGATCCAAGGGACCGCATGGTGCAGGTGGTAAAGTGGTACCTCTCAGCCTTTCACGCTGGTCGGAAAGGATCTGTGGCCAAGAAGCCCTACAACCCCATTCTGGGTGAGGTGTTCTTCTGTCACTGGGACCTGCCTGAATCAGAGGACCCTGCTTCTTCT GAGTCTGTATCAGATGGGCCATTGCCGTGGAGTAGCAAAAACAGTGTGTCATTTGTGGCAGAGCAGGTTTCTCACCACCCTCCTA TATCTGCGTTTTATGCTGAGTGTTTCAGTAAAAAAATCCAGTTCAACGCCCACATCTGGACGAAATCGAAGTTCCTTGGAATGTCTATTGGTGTCCATAATATTGGTCAAG GTTGTGTGTCTTGTCTTGAATATGATGAGCACTATATTCTTACATTTCCCAATGGCTACGGGAG GTCAATCCTCACTGTTCCATGGGTTGAGCTGGGTGGAGAGTGCAATATTTCCTGCTCCAAATCTGGCTACAGTGCCAATATAGTTTTCCACACCAAACCGTTCTATGGAGGAAAGACGCACAGGATAACTGCTGAGATATT tgctccCAATGATAAGAAGTCATTTTGCTCTATAGAGGGAGAGTGGAATGGTGTGATGTATGCAAAATGGGCTACGGGG GAAAATGCACTATTTGTTGACACAAAGAAAACTGCCATTGTTAAGAAGAAGGTGCGGAAATTGGAGGACCAGTTGGAGTATGAATCCAGAAG TTTGTGGAAGGACGTGACAACGAACCTGAAACTGAAGGACATTGATGCTGCGACGGAAGCCAAACACAGGCTGGAGGAGAAACAGAGGGCAGAGGCCAGAGAAAGGAAGGAGAAGGAAATGCAATGGGAGACGAGA CTGTTTCATGAGGACGGTGAATGCTGGGTCTACGACAAGCCCCTCCTGAAGCGACTAGCATCGCAACGACACTGA
- the LOC109106905 gene encoding torsin-3A-like — protein sequence MFPAAQMFSIVILLSFLAVSANADFFQFDSISNVSTYYFNYIYCNIWEGDCQPHQDDATQQVPTGDIWPGFPQYYTGMLTAWYCSLGQCCDSGDCRITNNITGLERDLQMKLHGQHLAQSVVLKAIQGFIKNPESNKPLTLSFHGWSGTGKNFVARIVADNLYRDGIKSECVRLFIAPFHFAHERLVDVYKGQLREAIRDMVLRCPQTLFIFDEAEKLHPGLIDAIKPYMDHYDNVDGVSYRRAIFLFLSNIGGGAINEVALDFWHSGQNREDIGMEDLEHLLRAEAMEAEGKRQILLNLITKCLTNVSEML from the exons ATGTTTCCGGCGGCACAGATGTTTTCAATCGTAATCTTGCTCTCATTCCTGGCTGTTTCGGCTAATGCGGATTTTTTTCAGTTCGACAGCATTTCAAATGTTTCTACCTATTATTTCAATTACATCTATTGCAATATTTGGGAAGGAGACTGTCAACCACACCAGGATGATGCGACCCAACAAG TGCCTACTGGGGACATTTGGCCAGGGTTTCCCCAGTACTACACTGGCATGCTGACTGCTTGGTACTGCAGCCTGGGTCAGTGCTGTGATTCAGGAGACTGTAGGATTACAAATAATATCACAG GATTGGAAAGAGATCTACAGATGAAGCTCCATGGGCAGCACCTGGCCCAGTCTGTGGTTCTGAAAGCCATTCAAGGTTTCATCAAAAACCCTGAGTCCAACAAACCACTGACTCTGTCCTTTCATGGCTGGTCTGGAACAGGCAAGAACTTTGTTGCCAGGATAGTAGCGGACAACCTGTACCGGGATGGTATAAAGAGTGAATGTGTGCGTTTGTTCATTGCCCCTTTCCACTTCGCTCACGAGAGATTGGTGGATGTGTACAAG GGCCAGCTAAGAGAAGCCATTCGAGACATGGTTCTGCGATGCCCACAGACTCTCTTTATCTTTGATGAGGCAGAAAAACTTCATCCAGGACTCATCGACGCCATAAAACCCTATATGGACCACTATgataatgtggatggggtcagcTATAGGAGAGCCATATTTCTGTTCTTAAG CAATATCGGTGGCGGTGCCATCAATGAGGTTGCACTGGATTTCTGGCACTCAGGACAGAATAGGGAAGATATCGGCATGGAAGACTTAGAACATCTTCTGCGTGCTGAAGCCATGGAGGCAGAAGGCAAGAGGCAGATTCTTTTAAATCTAATTACTAAATGTTTGACAAATGTCTCAGAGATGTTgtaa
- the LOC109107480 gene encoding oxysterol-binding protein-related protein 9-like isoform X1, whose product MVFLAARSSPRALRQSLKMASIMEGPLSKWTNVMKGWQYRWFVLDYNAGLLSYYTSKDKMMRGSRRGCVRLRGAVIGIDDEDDSTFTITVDQKTFHFQARDADEREKWIHALEGTILRHTLQQEAETAFVPSVQDFDKKLAEADAYLQILIDQLKLFDEKIKDCKEDESRRKTENLKDTTCSMVESIKHCIVLLQIAKDQSNEQQHANGLISTINPVDGVFQPAPLNTSVVSAMPTQTTLPTDGAQVCKTEQRPSSLPVGPVVTVMGSLQTPTPNSTGSGPSAPSSSVTSPSHMNVPPHTVPDFSYSSSEDEFYDADEFYQSSTSPKHCIDPKRSAAVNSDDSTALKRPDTNESINSSMSNGTTDADQFDSHDEKDDNDEGESVEEHKSVIMHLLSQVRLGMDLTKVVLPTFILERRSLLEMYADFFAHPDLFVSIAEQQDPRDRMVQVVKWYLSAFHAGRKGSVAKKPYNPILGEVFFCHWDLPESEDPASSESVSDGPLPWSSKNSVSFVAEQVSHHPPISAFYAECFSKKIQFNAHIWTKSKFLGMSIGVHNIGQGCVSCLEYDEHYILTFPNGYGRSILTVPWVELGGECNISCSKSGYSANIVFHTKPFYGGKTHRITAEIFAPNDKKSFCSIEGEWNGVMYAKWATGENALFVDTKKTAIVKKKVRKLEDQLEYESRSLWKDVTTNLKLKDIDAATEAKHRLEEKQRAEARERKEKEMQWETRLFHEDGECWVYDKPLLKRLASQRH is encoded by the exons TCCAAGGACAAGATGATGCGTGGCTCTAGAAGAGGCTGTGTGCGACTTCGG GGAGCTGTGATTGGAATCGATGACGAGGACGACAGCACTTTCACCATTACCGTGGACCAGAAGACTTTCCATTTTCAGG CCCGTGACGCAGATGAGCGGGAGAAGTGGATTCATGCCTTAGAGGGGACGATTCTTCGCCACACCCTTCAGCAG GAGGCAGAAACAGCATTCGTTCCCAGCGTTCAAGACTTCGACAAGAAGCTAGCTGAAGCTGATGCGTATTTGCAGATTTTGATCGACCAGTTGAAA CTCTTCGATGAAAAGATTAAAGACTGCAAGGAAGATGAGTCACGCAGA AAAACCGAGAACCTGAAGGACACGACTTGT agTATGGTAGAGTCCATCAAACACTGTATCGTACTTCTACAGATTGCCAAG GATCAAAGTAACGAACAGCAACACGCAAACGGACTGATA AGCACCATAAACCCAGTGGATGGGGTATTCCAGCCTGCCCCTCTCAACACCTCTGTAGTCAGTGCCATGCCAACGCAGACCACTCTACCCACAG ATGGAGCTCAGGTGTGCAAAACAGAACAGAGGCCTTCTTCATTACCCGTGGGCCCTGTTGTCACGGTGATGGGCAGCCTTCAGACCCCCACTCCCAACAGCACAG GGAGTGGTCCTTCAGCTCCCAGCAGCAGCGTGACTTCGCCCAGTCACATGAACGTACCACCCCACACTGTCCCTGACTTCTCCTATTCCAGCAGTGAAGATGAGTTTTACGATGCTGATGAGTTTTATCAGAGCAGCACCTCACCAAAACACTGCATAGA TCCGAagagatctgctgctgtgaacaGTGACGATAGCACAGCCCTAAAACGGCCAGACACCAATGAATCAATCAACTCCTCCATGTCGAACGGCACCACTGATGCAg atcagttTGACAGTCATGATGAGAAAGATGATAATGACGAAGGTGAATCTGTGGAAGAACACAAAAGTGTCATCATGCATCTGCTGTCTCAAGTGCGACTGGGCATGGATCTCACCAAG GTTGTCTTGCCGACATTTATCTTAGAGCGGAGGTCGTTGCTGGAAATGTATGCAGATTTCTTTGCACACCCGGATTTGTTCGTAAG TATTGCGGAGCAGCAGGATCCAAGGGACCGCATGGTGCAGGTGGTAAAGTGGTACCTCTCAGCCTTTCACGCTGGTCGGAAAGGATCTGTGGCCAAGAAGCCCTACAACCCCATTCTGGGTGAGGTGTTCTTCTGTCACTGGGACCTGCCTGAATCAGAGGACCCTGCTTCTTCT GAGTCTGTATCAGATGGGCCATTGCCGTGGAGTAGCAAAAACAGTGTGTCATTTGTGGCAGAGCAGGTTTCTCACCACCCTCCTA TATCTGCGTTTTATGCTGAGTGTTTCAGTAAAAAAATCCAGTTCAACGCCCACATCTGGACGAAATCGAAGTTCCTTGGAATGTCTATTGGTGTCCATAATATTGGTCAAG GTTGTGTGTCTTGTCTTGAATATGATGAGCACTATATTCTTACATTTCCCAATGGCTACGGGAG GTCAATCCTCACTGTTCCATGGGTTGAGCTGGGTGGAGAGTGCAATATTTCCTGCTCCAAATCTGGCTACAGTGCCAATATAGTTTTCCACACCAAACCGTTCTATGGAGGAAAGACGCACAGGATAACTGCTGAGATATT tgctccCAATGATAAGAAGTCATTTTGCTCTATAGAGGGAGAGTGGAATGGTGTGATGTATGCAAAATGGGCTACGGGG GAAAATGCACTATTTGTTGACACAAAGAAAACTGCCATTGTTAAGAAGAAGGTGCGGAAATTGGAGGACCAGTTGGAGTATGAATCCAGAAG TTTGTGGAAGGACGTGACAACGAACCTGAAACTGAAGGACATTGATGCTGCGACGGAAGCCAAACACAGGCTGGAGGAGAAACAGAGGGCAGAGGCCAGAGAAAGGAAGGAGAAGGAAATGCAATGGGAGACGAGA CTGTTTCATGAGGACGGTGAATGCTGGGTCTACGACAAGCCCCTCCTGAAGCGACTAGCATCGCAACGACACTGA
- the LOC109107480 gene encoding oxysterol-binding protein-related protein 9-like isoform X3, producing MSVGQICEGMSCSGKNREAETAFVPSVQDFDKKLAEADAYLQILIDQLKLFDEKIKDCKEDESRRKTENLKDTTCSMVESIKHCIVLLQIAKDQSNEQQHANGLISTINPVDGVFQPAPLNTSVVSAMPTQTTLPTDGAQVCKTEQRPSSLPVGPVVTVMGSLQTPTPNSTGSGPSAPSSSVTSPSHMNVPPHTVPDFSYSSSEDEFYDADEFYQSSTSPKHCIDPKRSAAVNSDDSTALKRPDTNESINSSMSNGTTDADQFDSHDEKDDNDEGESVEEHKSVIMHLLSQVRLGMDLTKVVLPTFILERRSLLEMYADFFAHPDLFVSIAEQQDPRDRMVQVVKWYLSAFHAGRKGSVAKKPYNPILGEVFFCHWDLPESEDPASSESVSDGPLPWSSKNSVSFVAEQVSHHPPISAFYAECFSKKIQFNAHIWTKSKFLGMSIGVHNIGQGCVSCLEYDEHYILTFPNGYGRSILTVPWVELGGECNISCSKSGYSANIVFHTKPFYGGKTHRITAEIFAPNDKKSFCSIEGEWNGVMYAKWATGENALFVDTKKTAIVKKKVRKLEDQLEYESRSLWKDVTTNLKLKDIDAATEAKHRLEEKQRAEARERKEKEMQWETRLFHEDGECWVYDKPLLKRLASQRH from the exons ATGAGTGTGGGTCAGATTTGTGAAGGCATGTCCTGCAGTGGCAAGAACCGA GAGGCAGAAACAGCATTCGTTCCCAGCGTTCAAGACTTCGACAAGAAGCTAGCTGAAGCTGATGCGTATTTGCAGATTTTGATCGACCAGTTGAAA CTCTTCGATGAAAAGATTAAAGACTGCAAGGAAGATGAGTCACGCAGA AAAACCGAGAACCTGAAGGACACGACTTGT agTATGGTAGAGTCCATCAAACACTGTATCGTACTTCTACAGATTGCCAAG GATCAAAGTAACGAACAGCAACACGCAAACGGACTGATA AGCACCATAAACCCAGTGGATGGGGTATTCCAGCCTGCCCCTCTCAACACCTCTGTAGTCAGTGCCATGCCAACGCAGACCACTCTACCCACAG ATGGAGCTCAGGTGTGCAAAACAGAACAGAGGCCTTCTTCATTACCCGTGGGCCCTGTTGTCACGGTGATGGGCAGCCTTCAGACCCCCACTCCCAACAGCACAG GGAGTGGTCCTTCAGCTCCCAGCAGCAGCGTGACTTCGCCCAGTCACATGAACGTACCACCCCACACTGTCCCTGACTTCTCCTATTCCAGCAGTGAAGATGAGTTTTACGATGCTGATGAGTTTTATCAGAGCAGCACCTCACCAAAACACTGCATAGA TCCGAagagatctgctgctgtgaacaGTGACGATAGCACAGCCCTAAAACGGCCAGACACCAATGAATCAATCAACTCCTCCATGTCGAACGGCACCACTGATGCAg atcagttTGACAGTCATGATGAGAAAGATGATAATGACGAAGGTGAATCTGTGGAAGAACACAAAAGTGTCATCATGCATCTGCTGTCTCAAGTGCGACTGGGCATGGATCTCACCAAG GTTGTCTTGCCGACATTTATCTTAGAGCGGAGGTCGTTGCTGGAAATGTATGCAGATTTCTTTGCACACCCGGATTTGTTCGTAAG TATTGCGGAGCAGCAGGATCCAAGGGACCGCATGGTGCAGGTGGTAAAGTGGTACCTCTCAGCCTTTCACGCTGGTCGGAAAGGATCTGTGGCCAAGAAGCCCTACAACCCCATTCTGGGTGAGGTGTTCTTCTGTCACTGGGACCTGCCTGAATCAGAGGACCCTGCTTCTTCT GAGTCTGTATCAGATGGGCCATTGCCGTGGAGTAGCAAAAACAGTGTGTCATTTGTGGCAGAGCAGGTTTCTCACCACCCTCCTA TATCTGCGTTTTATGCTGAGTGTTTCAGTAAAAAAATCCAGTTCAACGCCCACATCTGGACGAAATCGAAGTTCCTTGGAATGTCTATTGGTGTCCATAATATTGGTCAAG GTTGTGTGTCTTGTCTTGAATATGATGAGCACTATATTCTTACATTTCCCAATGGCTACGGGAG GTCAATCCTCACTGTTCCATGGGTTGAGCTGGGTGGAGAGTGCAATATTTCCTGCTCCAAATCTGGCTACAGTGCCAATATAGTTTTCCACACCAAACCGTTCTATGGAGGAAAGACGCACAGGATAACTGCTGAGATATT tgctccCAATGATAAGAAGTCATTTTGCTCTATAGAGGGAGAGTGGAATGGTGTGATGTATGCAAAATGGGCTACGGGG GAAAATGCACTATTTGTTGACACAAAGAAAACTGCCATTGTTAAGAAGAAGGTGCGGAAATTGGAGGACCAGTTGGAGTATGAATCCAGAAG TTTGTGGAAGGACGTGACAACGAACCTGAAACTGAAGGACATTGATGCTGCGACGGAAGCCAAACACAGGCTGGAGGAGAAACAGAGGGCAGAGGCCAGAGAAAGGAAGGAGAAGGAAATGCAATGGGAGACGAGA CTGTTTCATGAGGACGGTGAATGCTGGGTCTACGACAAGCCCCTCCTGAAGCGACTAGCATCGCAACGACACTGA